The Plasmodium vivax scf_6656 genomic scaffold, whole genome shotgun sequence sequence tatatttaattataattttcctttattatgatatttaaaaatgtgctttTAATCCTATTAGGTATAATAttctaataatattaattaacaaaaattaaaacaattaatatataaagacAAAATATATTCCACAATggtaataaaatgtaatagtAATGAATACACGTAGCCTCATTCATcgtaatgaaaataaattttcaaatatataatgtttcGTACATCATTGAATGTTTAGCGTATATAGAACTATGttatacattatatgtatatcatagggaaaaaattatcgaTTATTAattgtattattattataaaggGTATTTAATAATACTACCAAATTTTATACTAAATAACGTGGAATAAATTAGaattattaatgtaaaaaaattatatatgtaactattctaaaaatatatatgggTACAttgtatatacatttttaatgctACATCTATCCTAAATTATACCCAGTTtaactaataaaaaaaatatatttaaattaaatttattgatagtatatatttttattatattaaaattgtaattcatttttgcattgtTGTGACTATTtgtattttaataaaatatatttttataatcttagatttattaatacatttaaagAAGATATGATTAAATATCTTCATAATTTACctttaattcttttataaatttcatttcCAAAGAATtgatgatattaaaaaaatatataaaaagtagTAAATtcaatttataataaaatttgttgtttctatataaatcataatatatagtatttataattacattaaaaatggttatattaaggaattataatttaaaggAAAGAATGAAATTCTTtgttgttttaaaaatagttacatttatttttttaatatgcatATGGAATCCGAATTATGATATTGTATGcagataatatataatattaaatgtaACATCAATTAGTCATATGAAAAGTTTTATTCTTATAGAGATGCTCTTTTAATATtctattattcattttattatttaataatatttcctttaattCAGTACAATCCTGTTAAATTGTgtgaaaagaaatataagcAAGATGGAAActtaattatgtattttaataGATTGTTGGCAAAACATGAATTACGTAAAGAATCAAAATACACAAACGTGAGAGATAAAATATCAGATAATACTATGcataatagaaaaaagaagttagCAGATCATTATTCCACATATTCTCAactaaaaaggaaagaatcCAATAATTTAGACGTTTACATGAAAGATTATAAGCGTAGATACAGGAAAAAGAATGGGTTATTAAAATTAGACTGTTATTGTGAGAAAAGAGTATTCGATAGTATTCATAGTATAAATGAAATTGCACACAAATATCAGAATGATAAAaagggatttaaaaaaattttatttaaaaaatatggtatatttcttattttattagCATTATATCCTGCGATTGGATTGGCATTTCCTATATTATTCGGAACTAAGAATGGATTGAGAGGTATATATACGGTATGCACTGATAGTACACATAAAAGTAATACACATGATAGTAAATGTCCTGATTTGCATCTTGATGATTGGAAAACAGCAGTAGACTATATGGGACTATatcttaaaatattttcttttgcaatgattagtataattttattgttttttatttatatcttgattaaagttataaaatatgaaaaaataaaagcaggaaagattaaaatgaatataaatgattattatCATTTGTGTAAAGACATTTTCtaaatgcatttttataattcttatttaTGTTTCAATCTTCTTatcaataaatttatttttcctgtaCATGTGGTTACAGCATACACAgattatttgtatatataaaaaattgtgaaacatatataattattaaataaaatttaatttatcatgGTTTTCTTTGTATTACTTTTTATTCGTAAAACAAAGGTATTTTAcctatgaaaataaatattatatatatgattttgTGTTTTTGATAAATGTTTTAGTTAATGAATTTAAgttcatattttcaaatatttgTACTTATATAAgaatggaaataaaataatgtatttattaatacgtatattcatatttagtGGAGTGTCTTAAGagtaataaatgaataaaaattacaaagat is a genomic window containing:
- a CDS encoding variable surface protein Vir11, putative (encoded by transcript PVX_019665A), coding for MVILRNYNLKERMKFFVVLKIVTFIFLICIWNPNYDIYNPVKLCEKKYKQDGNLIMYFNRLLAKHELRKESKYTNVRDKISDNTMHNRKKKLADHYSTYSQLKRKESNNLDVYMKDYKRRYRKKNGLLKLDCYCEKRVFDSIHSINEIAHKYQNDKKGFKKILFKKYGIFLILLALYPAIGLAFPILFGTKNGLRGIYTVCTDSTHKSNTHDSKCPDLHLDDWKTAVDYMGLYLKIFSFAMISIILLFFIYILIKVIKYEKIKAGKIKMNINDYYHLCKDIF